One genomic region from Streptomyces sp. NBC_00457 encodes:
- a CDS encoding glycosyltransferase family 4 protein — MKISFLIHNAYGIGGTITTTFNLAQALAARHDVEVVSVLRHRERPNFALDPRVSLRPLVDLREEKEHPLHLRPARVFPASEYRYRQYSELTDQRIGEWLNATDADVVIGTRPGLNVHLASQAPRHVVRVGQEHLTLDNHSPWLRTTLRRAYRRLDVLTTVTEADAAAYRRKMRLPGVRVEVLPNSVPDPVLPAADGTAKVVVAAGRLVPVKRYDLLVEAFARVAAEHPDWQLRIYGKGEEQARLRQLIQSLGLCDNVFLMGAAAPMEAEWVKGSIGAAASNFEPFGMTLVEAMRCGLPVVSTDCPYGPGEIIKDGVDGRLVPVGDRDALGDALLELVGDDERRRRMGRTAMENARRFAPAPVVEQAERLIGEARRAGRPVAPEPGRIHRALISRGFGARDAAHAAAGSALRTVRRGRR, encoded by the coding sequence ATGAAGATCTCTTTCCTGATCCACAACGCCTATGGCATCGGAGGCACGATCACCACGACCTTCAATCTGGCCCAGGCGCTGGCCGCGCGGCACGATGTGGAGGTCGTCTCGGTGTTGCGGCACAGGGAACGTCCCAACTTCGCCCTGGACCCGAGGGTTTCCCTGCGGCCACTGGTGGACTTGCGGGAGGAGAAGGAACATCCACTTCATCTGAGACCCGCGAGAGTGTTCCCGGCGTCCGAGTACCGCTACCGGCAGTACAGCGAGTTGACGGATCAGCGGATCGGTGAGTGGCTGAACGCGACCGACGCCGACGTGGTCATCGGCACTCGACCGGGGCTCAACGTACATCTCGCGTCGCAGGCCCCGCGCCATGTCGTCCGCGTCGGGCAGGAGCACCTCACGCTCGACAACCACTCACCGTGGCTGCGCACCACGTTGCGCCGGGCCTACCGCCGTCTCGATGTGCTCACCACGGTCACGGAGGCGGACGCTGCCGCGTACCGGCGCAAGATGCGGTTGCCGGGCGTCAGAGTGGAGGTGCTTCCCAACAGCGTTCCCGATCCGGTGCTGCCTGCCGCGGACGGCACCGCGAAAGTGGTGGTCGCGGCCGGGCGGCTGGTTCCGGTGAAGCGTTACGACCTGCTCGTCGAGGCGTTCGCCCGGGTCGCCGCCGAGCACCCGGACTGGCAGCTGCGGATTTACGGAAAAGGGGAGGAACAGGCCCGGCTGCGGCAGCTCATCCAGAGCCTGGGCCTGTGCGACAACGTCTTTCTGATGGGTGCGGCCGCGCCCATGGAGGCGGAGTGGGTCAAGGGCTCGATCGGCGCGGCCGCGTCCAACTTCGAGCCGTTCGGCATGACCCTGGTCGAGGCGATGCGCTGCGGACTGCCCGTGGTGAGCACCGACTGCCCGTACGGACCGGGCGAGATCATCAAGGACGGGGTCGACGGCAGGCTGGTGCCGGTCGGGGACCGAGACGCGCTGGGCGACGCTCTGCTGGAACTCGTCGGTGACGACGAGCGGCGCCGGCGGATGGGCCGTACGGCCATGGAGAACGCGCGACGCTTCGCCCCGGCCCCCGTCGTGGAGCAGGCCGAGCGCCTGATCGGCGAGGCGAGAAGGGCCGGGCGGCCGGTCGCACCGGAACCCGGCCGGATACATCGCGCCCTGATCAGCCGGGGCTTCGGCGCGCGCGACGCCGCCCATGCCGCGGCCGGCAGTGCGCTGCGCACGGTACGGAGGGGACGGCGATGA
- a CDS encoding transferase — translation MNREPGTTQDAQLRADCTAEVDGRITFHLPPLGKPDSQSAQSAQLLLRLRPKKGQPEETLRVLDVEAVGDGGRRAILESRPSLAEGRWDVYLLPEPGAPRQRLRPGLRDLRALVDGHTRDWPSPVAVRVPYTTKDGYLAVRAWLRTAHAEVEGIEVTDRSMTVRGRLHGATLSAGAVVRLRARGPKGAVRTREPQVENAGRRFSFTVDHEELAAADAIGTRVWDISVQARPAEGSPLIRVGRLLDDVADRKEIFVYPSAAVGGVAVRPYYTVDNDLSVEVTTAE, via the coding sequence ATGAACAGGGAACCGGGCACGACACAGGACGCACAGCTCCGTGCCGACTGCACGGCCGAAGTGGATGGCCGAATCACCTTCCACCTTCCACCACTTGGGAAACCGGACTCCCAGTCGGCCCAGTCGGCCCAGTTGCTGCTGCGGCTGCGTCCCAAGAAGGGACAGCCCGAGGAGACCCTTCGTGTCCTCGATGTCGAAGCGGTGGGCGACGGCGGCCGTCGCGCCATCCTGGAGTCGCGGCCCTCTCTCGCCGAGGGACGGTGGGACGTGTACCTGCTCCCCGAACCGGGAGCGCCGCGACAGCGGCTCCGCCCCGGTCTGCGGGACCTGCGAGCCCTCGTCGACGGACACACCCGTGACTGGCCGTCGCCGGTGGCGGTGCGGGTTCCGTACACCACCAAGGACGGCTATCTCGCGGTACGGGCCTGGCTGCGCACCGCCCATGCCGAGGTCGAGGGCATCGAGGTGACGGACCGGTCGATGACGGTCAGGGGGCGGCTGCATGGCGCCACGCTCTCCGCGGGAGCCGTCGTACGTCTGCGTGCCAGGGGTCCCAAGGGCGCTGTACGGACCCGGGAGCCACAGGTCGAGAATGCCGGCCGGCGCTTCTCCTTCACCGTGGACCACGAAGAGTTGGCCGCCGCCGACGCCATCGGAACCCGCGTCTGGGACATCAGCGTTCAGGCTCGACCTGCGGAGGGATCCCCTCTCATCCGCGTCGGTCGCCTGCTCGACGACGTGGCGGACCGCAAGGAGATCTTCGTGTACCCGTCGGCCGCGGTCGGCGGTGTCGCCGTGCGTCCCTACTACACGGTCGACAACGACCTCTCCGTGGAGGTGACAACCGCCGAGTGA
- a CDS encoding helix-turn-helix domain-containing protein, translating into MSTAVRRRVIAPVWQVTRPARPSRVPGVVLAGLRDRGPAPVDHRLDPHPVLTLALACGEAALGIDESTGRRHRGSLVTGLGFGVGGAARVRAANVEWMQVRLSPAIARAVLGVDPAELESSVVALDDLWGERRAARLREQLAQAASWEERFALVEAFLARLSAAGPAIEPELAWAWDRIVAGHGQVRVEGLAGELGWSRKRLWSRFHAQLGLPPKRAVKLVRFDWAATRLAGGQEAARVAADCGYADQSHLHRDVVAFTGVTPGVVAGQSLIATADMAWVDHVPRL; encoded by the coding sequence ATGTCAACTGCCGTGCGCCGGCGCGTCATTGCCCCCGTGTGGCAGGTCACGCGCCCGGCCCGGCCCAGCCGCGTACCCGGCGTCGTCCTGGCGGGGCTGCGCGACCGCGGCCCGGCTCCGGTCGACCACCGGCTCGACCCGCACCCCGTGCTGACGCTGGCGCTGGCCTGCGGTGAGGCGGCGCTCGGCATCGACGAGTCGACGGGGCGGCGGCACCGCGGCAGCCTTGTCACCGGGCTCGGGTTCGGCGTCGGCGGTGCGGCGCGGGTGCGGGCCGCGAACGTCGAGTGGATGCAGGTGCGCCTGTCCCCCGCCATCGCGCGCGCCGTGCTGGGCGTGGACCCTGCCGAGCTGGAGAGCTCCGTGGTGGCCCTGGACGACCTGTGGGGAGAGCGGCGGGCGGCCCGGCTGCGCGAGCAGCTGGCCCAGGCCGCCTCGTGGGAGGAACGCTTCGCGCTCGTCGAAGCGTTCCTCGCCCGGCTGTCCGCCGCGGGGCCCGCCATCGAGCCGGAGCTGGCCTGGGCCTGGGACCGTATCGTCGCCGGGCACGGCCAGGTGCGGGTCGAGGGGCTGGCCGGCGAGCTGGGCTGGAGCCGCAAGCGCCTGTGGTCCCGCTTCCACGCGCAGCTCGGCCTGCCGCCCAAGCGCGCCGTGAAGCTCGTCCGCTTCGACTGGGCCGCCACCCGCCTGGCCGGGGGCCAGGAGGCGGCCAGGGTCGCGGCCGACTGCGGCTACGCCGACCAGTCGCATCTGCACCGGGACGTCGTGGCGTTCACCGGTGTGACCCCCGGGGTCGTGGCCGGCCAGTCGCTCATCGCGACGGCCGACATGGCGTGGGTGGACCACGTGCCGCGCCTCTAG